In the genome of Chrysoperla carnea chromosome 5, inChrCarn1.1, whole genome shotgun sequence, the window AGAATGTGAGGAAACATCGGGTTGtgtacatacgaaaaaattgggatggaaaacatggtgtgaagaaattaattgccaaacccaattttcacagtatgatggtgctcgacaatgacgtcagtattgttgaaatgaaaaaatcacagaTACGTTTCAACAAACCCATCTACATAGGCTTCACAATTTTAGACATATCGAAAACGTTTGTGTATGACTTCCACTACAACTACATGTACCAACGGTATAACCCCACAAATGTCAGGTTATTATACACAGACACCGATAGTCTAATTTATAGCGTGAGAAATACTGACGTCTATGAGGTCATGAAACAGGATATTAATCGTTTTGATACGGCTGACTATGCACCCGACAACGTCTATGGTATACCACTACGTAATAAGAAAGTCAAGGGTTTAATGTCCGATGAAAATAATGGTGATGTTATGctagaatttgtcggattacgtagcaaaatgtatgctattcgggtgcaaaataaaaaagagactaaacgatccaagggtctcaagaagtcagctatccgaaaacttacttttgaggactataagcggtgtttgcttgagaaccgtaacttttaccgtgttcagcaaagcatccaatccaagcgacaccgcttacataccatcaaacagcagaaagtgggcttatcaccatttgaccaaaaacgacacattactcacaattcatgtgaaacaaaaccatggggccactatagcattatttgttgagtgtaagtattttatattttatgtttttaatatttagctaatttttgctgttgtttcagaaatgtgtcctgctgttgttgtgatgatcctcaaagtggttcggtattgtgataggtgtacaaacaattgatagagtagtgcgcatgaacaattgatagagtagtggtgggggtgtcaaaaaattgatagttaggttgaattattatagaaaacaatttagtgttagtttaaacatacaaaatgcaagactttggtaatcataatagtgataacaactgtattgttaatatgattaaagataattgtagtttaagtactataaacaatgtgttaacaaagtattttaaaacatcggttaatatggcaattaaatgtggtcgaccggaaactttaaactaccttattgataaggtagaacaaatggacttagaagtgaaattttccccatcgtcagacgatgaagacaaacaaatttggaactggattttaaaaaatatccactctggacaaaaagatggaattgtaggactatccatttttgaacaatcttactACAGTGTATTTACATCAGACGAGTTATATGACTATGTTCAAgtgaaagaaataattgaaaattatcttatgaagaaagataatgatgatgatgatgatgatgatgatgacaatggacacttttcagaataataattataatgtattttcgataatttataaatatatattttttaaatattattataatacaactctgtttttatatgttatagataaaattttacaataaaaaaaatatttttacaatgtgatattttttatttttttttttataaaacacaaatatgttcacaaaagcggtccactatgaaataagactttttttatcaatatatgaatcatgtaaagagtcgaaccctAACCACCGGACTTTAACTTTGGATCCATCATCATTTAaggtaaattatcattattttgaatcagAATTCATATTGATTCACAAACATCTTCTACACTAATACCTGGGGTTGGgaaaaattactccaaattactccgatattactccaaattactccgatattactccgatattactccaaattactccgatattactccaaattactccaaattactccgataatactaaacaggtctgtatctaaacaggtctgtatcttaacaggtctgtttctaaacagaccagtattaaaccgatcaaaaccagtattaaaccggTCAAAAacagtattaaacagacctgtttagatacagacctgtttagatgtTAATACTGTTTTTGAccggtttaatactggttttgatcggtttaatactggtctgtttagaaacagacctgttaagatacagacctgtttagatacagacctgtttagtattatcggagtaatttggagtaatttggagtaatatcggagtaatttggagtaatatcggagtaatatcggagtaatttggagtaatatcggagtaatttggagtaatttttcCCAACCCCAGGTATTAGTGTAGAAGATGTTTGTGAATCAATATGAATTctgattcaaaataatgataatttacctTAAATGATGATGGATCCAAAGTTAAAGTCCGGTGGTTagggttcgactctttacatgattcatatattgataaaaaaagtcttatttcatagtggaccgcttttgtgaacatatttgtgttttataaaaaaaaaaataaaaaatatcacattgtaaaaatattttttttattgtaaaattttatctataacatataaaaacagagttgtattataataatatttaaaaaatatatatttataaattatcgaaaatacattataattattattctgaaaagtgtccattgtcatcatcatcatcatcatcatcatcattatctttcttcataagataattttcaattatttctttcacTTGAACATAGTCATATAACTCGTCTGATGTAAATACACTGTagtaagattgttcaaaaatggatagtcctacaattccatctttttgtccagagtggatattttttaaaatccagttccaaatttgtttgtcttcatcgtctgacgatggggaaaatttcacttctaagtccatttgttctaccttatcaataaggtagtttaaagtttccggtcgaccacatttaattgccatattaaccgatgttttaaaatactttgttaacacattgtttatagtacttaaactacaattatctttaatcatattaacaatacagttgttatcactattatgattaccaaagtcttgcattttgtatgtttaaactaacactaaattgttttctataataattcaacctaactatcaattttttgacacccccaccactactctatcaattgttcatgcgcactactctatcaattgtttgtacacctatcacaataccgaaccactttgaggatcatcacaacaacagcaggacacatttctgaaacaacagcaaaaattagctaaatattaaaaacataaaatataaaatacttacactcaacaaataatgctatagtggccccatggttttgtttcacatgaattgtgagtaatgtgtcgtttttggtcaaatggtgataagcccactttctgctgtttgatggtatgtaagcggtgtcgcttggattggatgctttgctgaacacggtaaaagttacggttctcaagcaaacaccgcttatagtcctcaaaagtaagttttcggatagctgacttcttgagacccttggatcgtttagtctcttttttattttgcacccgaatagcatacattttgctacgtaatccgacaaattctagCATAACATCACCATTATTTTCATCGGACATTAAACCCTTGACTTTCTTATTACGTAGTGGTATACCATAGACGTTGTCGGGTGCATAGTCAGCCGTATCAAAACGATTAATATCCTGTTTCATGACCTCATAGACGTCAGTATTTCTCACGCTATAAATTAGACTATCGGTGTCTGTGTATAATAACCTGACATTTGTGGGGTTATACCGTTGGTACATGTAGTTGTAGTGGAAGTCATACACAAACGTTTTCGATATGTCTAAAATTGTGAAGCCTATGTAGATGGGTTTGTTGAAACGTAtctgtgattttttcatttcaacaatactgacgtcattgtcgagcaccatcatactgtgaaaattgggtttggcaattaatttcttcacaccatgttttccatcccaattttttcgtatgtacaCAACCCGATGTTTCCTCACATTCTCCATGGTTTTACCGAAGATGGCATTAATCATGAGTTTGAATAATGCTTTTTCAAACTCATTTGAGGCGTTCTTGCGCATCTCGGTATTGAACTCAATATATGGTTTCAACCATGCAGATTGATCGAATTGTAACACACGGTGGTATTTTGTTACCTTAACACCGAGTtgtgtatacagttttaaattcctgtagtgcacgacatagttggtcttattgtaaagggttgacagaagatatttttgttttgatccagGTGGTTTCGTTGTCTCCGGACATGGCGGTAAATCGCTAAAGTTATCATGTAGATGTTGGGGTATTTCAAGGTCTACTTCTAAAATGTACCCGACTGGTGAATCATCTGCAACATCCTCGATGTTTGGTGTGTCGACCCACTTAAAATTTCCTGTTGGTAGGTATCCACACATTGCTGCACCATATAGGTTCACCACATCGTAATACATAAGGTAGACATCTTCTTGAGTTTTATCATACCCCTCTTCCATGTACTTCTTGTTTGCCTTAGCATAGCGATTAGAACATTGACTTACACCGCCTCTGATTCCTTTCTCGATAAACAACAAGTCATCAATATCCGTGAACAATTCCAATTTGATATTGGTGTATTTCAACATGGCGCTCCACGTATAGCCAGGAAGTGTGTAATAGTGACTAGGATCGAGACTATAGCTATGAATACAAGTgttacggaaattttcaaaaatatccgcaAGTAGTAACACATCAGTTTTCATATACAGGTCTGAATAATCACCTAGTGTATGTAAATTGAATGTGTTCCATACCTGTATCGCATGGTTATAATCCTCATCCGTTATGTGTTCATCTGTTAACACACTGTAGAACGCCTCCTTTGGTGGTAATTTTGTCTCTTGGAGACGTCCCCAGCTACTCATGTATTCATATGGAAATACACCTTTTCTCGTtagcaattgaaattgttcatcattactgacctataaaaaattaaaaaacaaattacaaccctgtattaaaaattaattattttttatcatttacctctttatgtaaaatggattttttatcattatctaaatATGAGGCCAGATTTTCCAACTTGTCTGCGAGAAATCGGAAGGAATCAATGAATCTTAATTGAATGTCCGAGACGTGCTTTGTGAAACTGATgtacttttctttgttgatgggcaacacatcaacttgaccgtcgatttccgtcagcagagcttcaataataaaatgcgaaTCGTATCCACTTAAGTTGTGCATCACAACAGGTATCACCCTTGAATCTTGATAATGCAGATTACAAAATTGGTGTGCTGCTCCACGGTAGATacctaaaatagattaatataaaattagatgaaattaaaaaataataaataacctgCATTACCTGTGCGATGTGAATGGTCGCGAACACGTATGGAATTGGATACGAAATCTTTACCACAAATGTGACACTTCTCTGCTGACATAAAATCCAGTTCTTGTTCGACGGTGAGCGGATACATTGGTttaacgtgttttattttttgctctaaTGAGTACGCTACTTGTTCCAGTTCATGAACAAACCACTTGACACAATCAGCACCACGGTATGCCTTATAAAACGATTGGTTGGGATCATGGGTACAATGAACATAGTAACCTACACTGTAGGgtacatgtttttgaatattttttgtataagaccCATGATCCATTTCCATGTCTTCATGATGTTGTGGTACCAATAGTGCCTCAAAGTCAGCGTACACCATATACTCAACACGTTCCTTGCTGTTGAAATCTTTGAACTCAACGAACCGCTCGTCATCAGTTTCAGGCATTCGTACCCGCACCGCTTCTTTTTCACCACAATTTACTGAATGCTGTTGGAGTTTGACTTCTGTAGCAAAATAGTTGAGACATCgatcacataaataaattttacctacGTGTTTTGTTACACCCGATCGACTcaactttgctaaattttttatccagcaaaagtggtgactgttcccattctccacagccaatagatgaattttcttccccgcagtgttcgaactaacgcgtacagggaaaatttctaaatcaCGTAGAAACGTAACTTTGTAGCCGTACACGTTAATCGATAGCTGCGGgttcatcttttcaaatttattaatttgatccagagacatgggaaactttaatccatcatattttaaatgatatttatagtgCGGGTACTTAGTTAAACGATGAGGATGCTTTTCAACCGGGTAAAGTGCTGACATTATCGACCATAGAAAACAATGCTGGTCTTTATTCTGGACATTGATCACAGCTTTTCTACATTTAATTGCAGATGGTAGTTCGCAAAATGTTCCAGCTGTGATCGGAGAGTACTTATTCATGTGGACTCGAATATTTATGATCATGTCAAGAGCCCAACCGCTATCGCGTTCCTggaattcttccaattttttcagcaaatagtttttgacatgatcattgtaccactcctgcatgtccgttgtcagatacatttccttggccgacgttataaaagttttcaaatcctcCTCTTTGGTGGTGGGCTTAATAAAATTGCCCGTGAACATAATATacacctgaaaaaaaattcaagatctcattagactatttaaattataaatcttaaattttacttaccttgaggggatgcttcactagctcacgccgaacgtgtcttctaaacattggaaatgcccggttgaaaaatatatttggatctttataatccaaatttgtaatcataccAGTCTTCACCCTACCCTGATGGTGGGTTTCAATTGTCTCCCAGATTAgatgtcgattttgtttttgGGTGACTCCACCACCTTGCTTAACTAAATCTAATCGCAGTCGGTTAAGTTGCCGctggtatgatttacaaagtccaatattagcttcaagacgcagaggattttctttctttaacatcAACATCTTTTTGAATAAGCGGATGTTCTGCTTATTAAGTATCATCCATCGCTCAGCTTCCTCCACCGTCTTGATGAGCCTCAACGCTCTCTCCACTTTCTTCATCATATCAGTGCTACCACCTTGAGGTACCGCGTTTAGCGTTTgcataacattttgttcgtaggtgtccatctttcaaaaaaattatatttaagtttcacaatattatttaaaaaatttatacacttaccgttatattttcaaatactaagcAAAATATACGTTACCGAACCGTTCAACACTAGAGTTAACTGGCAAatgagtaatatttgttttttttataaaatatatagactaagtttagaataataaatatatcaaaaacaaaataataataataataataataataataataataataataataataataataataataataaaaataacgtaaaaaatatatgcggaaaaaactaactgaagcaaaggtgaatttcaaaagagatacttcaacagctacgtacatcactttttatagcattatccccaccactaaaaaagttgtaatttgatatttttataatcgtaattcaaactaattattttttcttggaattcagacaagtttaaacaagttcaaacaagtttaaacatgtatttttattatgtaaatttcaagtgtcatattatattgcttaatcataaaaaaatattaacatccggtcacgtatcttgaattttatcatgtctacttaaagtgtcaaattacaatatttttcaaggttagatgatatctatttcaacatattcttgaaaattgcagactcataatattcttttcttggaattcagatttgcaaattattatctaacacgttcaagtgtcatattacattgcttaatcataaaaaaatattagcattcggtcacgtgttttgacacatgtaaaattatttcaaacaagtttgaacttgttacaagatgatgatatcatatttttcaaggtcaaattaacatattcttgaaaattgctgacacgtgtgaaattattttaagatcaaagtccattcaaacaagtttgaacatgtatttttattatgtaaatttcaagtgtcatattacattgcttaatcataaaaaaatattaacatccggtcacgtataaaattatttcaaacaagtttgaacttgtaacaggattatgatatcatatttttcaaggtcaaattaacatattcttgaaaattgctgactaatgtcaacgtcccgccccccgttcactctccgccactattggtcaaagccaatgacgtcacccccccgtttatgcttaggcagccattcctcCCCACCAATTCAACCACACCTCCCGatgccatcttgatttttacagcgctactattggtcaaagccaatgacgtcatcaatgcttaggcagccattatcccccaacaccacacctcccgacgccatcttgatttactattgaaagtgggctcgattatctcatctaacgtccaattcccgccccctttaagccccacttccaAGAAACACACTCCTGTCAACCACGCCCATCACTATTGGTCAAGCCCCGTTTATGTCATTCCTcacccccaccacacctcccaacgccatctt includes:
- the LOC123301298 gene encoding uncharacterized protein LOC123301298, yielding MNPQLSINVYGYKVTFLRDLEIFPVRVSSNTAGKKIHLLAVENGNSHHFCWIKNLAKLSRSGVTKHVGKIYLCDRCLNYFATEVKLQQHSVNCGEKEAVRVRMPETDDERFVEFKDFNSKERVEYMVYADFEALLVPQHHEDMEMDHGSYTKNIQKHVPYSVGYYVHCTHDPNQSFYKAYRGADCVKWFVHELEQVAYSLEQKIKHVKPMYPLTVEQELDFMSAEKCHICGKDFVSNSIRVRDHSHRTGIYRGAAHQFCNLHYQDSRVIPVVMHNLSGYDSHFIIEALLTEIDGQVDVLPINKEKYISFTKHVSDIQLRFIDSFRFLADKLENLASYLDNDKKSILHKEVSNDEQFQLLTRKGVFPYEYMSSWGRLQETKLPPKEAFYSVLTDEHITDEDYNHAIQVWNTFNLHTLGDYSDLYMKTDVLLLADIFENFRNTCIHSYSLDPSHYYTLPGYTWSAMLKYTNIKLELFTDIDDLLFIEKGIRGGVSQCSNRYAKANKKYMEEGYDKTQEDVYLMYYDVVNLYGAAMCGYLPTGNFKWVDTPNIEDVADDSPVGYILEVDLEIPQHLHDNFSDLPPCPETTKPPGSKQKYLLICRIT